In Rhizobium sp. ZPR4, a genomic segment contains:
- a CDS encoding methyl-accepting chemotaxis protein produces MFAKKLSLNGKLAITFTALIAIFACVSAFVYAKQDVSAGAAVEQAKSQQLVSLIDDSLQAMLEQAVNLRGFLLLRSDSTYGDIFNNRERMLKSIAAAKQAAADSPDLLQAIDNMQKAADLYFHQLAEPQAKARKETEMPLDQIVKIGQNETKGQLDGFREAAAKIKQAARTRAANLAAMQDGANGDLRLTLILGGIFASLAAAVLAWLLSRIIVRPIVGMTAAMGRLANGEHDVEVPAVGRGDEIGRMADAVLVFKQAGIEKLRLAGETERMRGDAEHQRLMNDEQKAREEGEIRFAMEALAGGLSALSSGNVATRLHNSFAPQFDSVRADFNNAVEKLEAALQSVGSNARAINAGADEIRSAADDLAHRTEQQAAAVEETAAALEEVTTTVRDSAKRAEDVGHLVERARLGAERSGEVVRKAVSAMQQIEKSSGEISNIISVIDDIAFQTNLLALNAGVEAARAGDAGKGFAVVAQEVRELAQRSANAAKEIKSLITTSSDQVNTGVSLVGETGKALELIVSEVQEINRHVGAIVTATREQSTGLQEINTAVNNMDQGTQKNAAMVEEQTAASHALAREAAALNELLQQFRLGDAAQAAPVRPAVATARSKPAASPARALGRTVAKAFAGKATAAAAATARDDWEEF; encoded by the coding sequence ATGTTTGCGAAAAAACTCTCTTTGAATGGCAAGCTTGCCATTACATTTACGGCCCTGATCGCCATTTTTGCCTGTGTTTCCGCTTTCGTCTACGCAAAGCAGGACGTGTCGGCCGGAGCCGCCGTCGAGCAGGCAAAGTCGCAGCAGCTCGTCAGCCTGATCGACGACTCCCTGCAGGCCATGCTGGAGCAGGCCGTCAATCTGCGCGGCTTCCTGCTTCTGCGCAGCGACAGCACCTATGGCGATATCTTCAACAATCGCGAGCGGATGCTGAAGAGCATAGCTGCTGCCAAGCAGGCGGCTGCCGATTCTCCGGATCTGCTGCAGGCGATCGACAACATGCAGAAGGCTGCCGATCTCTATTTCCATCAGCTCGCAGAGCCGCAGGCCAAGGCGCGCAAGGAAACCGAGATGCCGCTCGACCAGATCGTCAAGATCGGTCAGAACGAAACCAAAGGTCAGCTTGATGGCTTCCGCGAAGCTGCCGCGAAGATCAAGCAGGCCGCACGTACCAGGGCTGCCAATCTCGCCGCCATGCAGGACGGCGCCAATGGCGATCTGCGTCTGACCCTCATCTTGGGCGGTATCTTCGCCTCGCTCGCCGCCGCCGTGCTGGCATGGCTGTTGTCGCGGATCATCGTGCGCCCGATCGTCGGCATGACGGCTGCAATGGGGCGTCTGGCAAATGGCGAGCATGACGTCGAAGTCCCGGCAGTTGGCCGCGGCGACGAAATCGGCCGCATGGCGGATGCCGTCCTCGTCTTCAAGCAAGCCGGCATCGAGAAGCTGCGTCTTGCCGGTGAGACCGAGCGTATGCGTGGCGATGCCGAACACCAGCGCCTGATGAATGATGAACAGAAGGCGCGTGAAGAGGGTGAAATCCGTTTCGCCATGGAAGCGCTCGCCGGCGGCCTGTCGGCTCTATCGTCGGGCAATGTCGCAACCCGCCTCCACAACAGCTTTGCACCGCAATTCGACAGCGTTCGCGCCGATTTCAACAATGCAGTCGAGAAGCTGGAAGCCGCCCTGCAGTCCGTCGGTTCCAATGCCCGCGCCATCAATGCGGGCGCTGACGAAATCCGGTCGGCTGCCGACGATCTGGCGCACCGCACCGAACAGCAGGCTGCCGCGGTCGAAGAAACGGCCGCAGCACTGGAAGAGGTCACGACCACGGTTCGCGACTCTGCCAAGCGTGCTGAGGATGTCGGTCATCTTGTCGAGCGCGCCCGCCTCGGCGCCGAACGGTCTGGCGAGGTGGTTCGCAAAGCCGTCTCGGCCATGCAGCAGATCGAGAAATCCTCGGGCGAGATCAGCAATATCATCAGCGTCATCGATGATATCGCCTTCCAGACCAACCTGTTGGCGCTGAATGCCGGTGTCGAAGCCGCGCGTGCCGGAGATGCCGGCAAGGGCTTTGCCGTCGTCGCCCAGGAAGTGCGCGAGCTTGCCCAGCGCTCCGCCAACGCCGCCAAGGAAATCAAGTCGCTCATCACGACGTCGAGCGATCAGGTCAATACAGGTGTGTCGCTGGTCGGCGAGACCGGCAAGGCGCTGGAACTGATCGTCTCGGAAGTGCAGGAGATCAACCGCCATGTCGGCGCGATCGTGACTGCGACCCGCGAACAGTCGACCGGCCTGCAGGAGATCAACACGGCCGTCAACAACATGGATCAGGGCACGCAGAAGAACGCCGCCATGGTCGAGGAGCAGACGGCGGCAAGCCATGCGCTCGCCCGCGAGGCCGCGGCCCTTAACGAACTGCTCCAGCAGTTCCGTCTCGGCGATGCCGCACAGGCTGCACCTGTCCGGCCGGCGGTTGCGACCGCACGCTCGAAGCCGGCCGCGTCGCCGGCCCGCGCCCTGGGCCGCACCGTTGCCAAGGCTTTCGCCGGCAAGGCAACCGCTGCTGCGGCCGCCACCGCGCGGGACGACTGGGAAGAGTTCTGA
- a CDS encoding sensor domain-containing diguanylate cyclase, with protein sequence MGQLVRVPANETQRLLAVRSLNAIHSSPTPELATLAELARGVFETPYAAINIIDEDWQRIAGQAGLKIAECSRDMSICTRVVFDDELLVLPDLMEEPELKAAPFVLDDPHFRFYAGAPVRLENGLPVGAFCILDQRPRRFSSSEEQSLMRFAQIASALLRLQKTNLLMGIAENGLRAAAMTDPLTRFFNRSALEAIVDGALSTAIATGSNFGVLYLDMDGFKSINDRFGHNVGDEVLCEASARIRSVVRADDIVVRMGGDEFAIFIPDSPDKNALVSLSERLLAAFRAPFAVDGVSIFARLSIGAALAPHDGATRVLLLRNVDSALYQAKAAGRDRVVVFNALDA encoded by the coding sequence ATGGGACAGCTCGTCCGAGTTCCGGCCAATGAAACACAGAGACTTTTGGCCGTACGCTCTCTGAATGCGATTCACAGCAGTCCGACGCCGGAGCTCGCGACCCTTGCGGAGCTGGCTAGAGGCGTGTTCGAGACGCCCTATGCGGCAATCAACATTATCGATGAGGACTGGCAGCGCATAGCAGGGCAGGCGGGGCTGAAGATCGCCGAATGCTCGCGCGATATGTCGATCTGCACGCGGGTCGTTTTCGATGACGAACTGCTGGTCCTTCCGGATCTTATGGAGGAACCGGAACTGAAGGCTGCTCCCTTCGTGCTCGACGATCCCCATTTTCGTTTTTACGCCGGTGCGCCGGTGCGATTGGAGAACGGTTTGCCCGTGGGCGCCTTCTGCATTCTCGATCAGAGGCCAAGGCGATTTTCCTCGAGTGAAGAGCAGAGCCTCATGCGGTTCGCCCAGATCGCAAGTGCGCTCCTGCGGCTGCAGAAAACCAATTTGCTGATGGGAATAGCCGAGAATGGCCTGCGCGCGGCTGCCATGACCGATCCGCTGACCCGTTTCTTCAATCGGTCGGCGCTCGAAGCCATCGTCGATGGCGCGTTGAGCACGGCGATCGCAACCGGCAGCAATTTCGGCGTGCTCTATCTCGACATGGACGGTTTCAAATCGATCAATGATCGCTTCGGTCACAATGTCGGCGACGAAGTTCTGTGTGAGGCGTCGGCACGCATTCGCTCGGTCGTCCGAGCAGACGATATCGTCGTGCGCATGGGGGGCGACGAGTTCGCGATATTCATCCCGGATTCGCCCGACAAGAATGCGCTCGTGTCCCTGTCCGAACGGCTGCTTGCCGCCTTCAGGGCGCCTTTTGCGGTGGATGGCGTGTCGATTTTCGCAAGACTCAGCATCGGCGCCGCTCTCGCGCCGCATGATGGTGCGACGCGCGTCTTGCTGTTGAGGAATGTCGACTCTGCGCTCTATCAGGCAAAGGCAGCAGGCCGCGATCGCGTAGTGGTCTTCAATGCGCTCGATGCCTGA
- the dxs gene encoding 1-deoxy-D-xylulose-5-phosphate synthase: protein MTQMPQTPLLDRVQYPSDLRKLEDRELPQLAREVRDEMIDAVSRTGGHLGAGLGVVELTIAIHSVFNTPSDRLIFDVGHQCYPHKILTGRRDRIRTLRQEGGLSGFTRRAESEYDPFGAAHSSTSISAGLGMAVAAELDNTDRRVIAVIGDGAMSAGMAYEALNNAGALDARLIVILNDNDMSIAPPTGAMSAYLARLASGRTYMGFRDFGKKLTAYLGKKVDRAITRAVEHARGYVTGGTMFEEMGFYHIGPIDGHSFEHLLPVLRNVRDNAQGPVLIHVVTQKGKGYAPAEAAADKYHGVNKFDVITGAQTKVKPNAPSYTSVFADALVQEATLDDKIVGITAAMPNGTGLDKLKEFFPKRCFDVGIAEQHAVTFAAGLAAEGYKPFAALYSTFLQRAYDQVVHDVAIQGLPVRFPIDRAGFVGADGPTHAGSFDTAFLATLPGFVVMAAADEAELKHMVRTAAAYDLGPISFRYPRGEGVGIEMPERGQILEIGKGRVVKQGSKVALLSFGTRLADSLSAAEDLDAAGLSTTVADARFAKPLDHDLIRQLAAHHEILITIEEGSVGGFGSQVMQFLANEGLLDSGLKVRSLVMPDIWMEQAKPEAMNAMAGLDRAGIVQTVFRALGRGRIVEAAG, encoded by the coding sequence TTGACACAAATGCCACAGACGCCCCTGCTCGACCGGGTCCAATATCCTTCCGACCTGCGAAAGCTGGAAGACCGGGAATTGCCACAGCTCGCCCGCGAAGTCCGCGACGAGATGATCGATGCGGTGTCGCGTACCGGTGGACATCTCGGCGCCGGCCTCGGCGTCGTCGAATTGACCATCGCCATACACAGCGTCTTCAATACGCCGAGCGACCGCCTGATCTTCGACGTCGGGCATCAGTGTTATCCGCACAAGATCCTGACCGGACGTCGCGACCGCATCCGCACGCTGCGCCAGGAAGGCGGTCTTTCCGGCTTCACGCGGCGGGCCGAAAGCGAATATGATCCCTTCGGCGCCGCGCATTCCTCCACATCCATTTCCGCCGGTCTCGGCATGGCGGTTGCCGCCGAGCTTGACAATACCGACCGCCGCGTCATCGCCGTCATCGGCGACGGCGCCATGTCGGCCGGCATGGCCTATGAAGCCCTGAACAATGCCGGCGCGCTCGATGCGCGGCTGATCGTCATCCTCAACGACAACGACATGTCGATCGCCCCGCCGACCGGGGCGATGAGCGCCTATCTCGCACGCCTTGCTTCCGGCCGCACCTATATGGGCTTTAGGGATTTCGGCAAGAAACTGACCGCCTATCTCGGCAAGAAGGTCGACCGCGCCATCACACGGGCAGTCGAGCACGCACGGGGCTATGTGACCGGCGGCACCATGTTCGAGGAGATGGGCTTCTATCATATCGGCCCGATCGACGGCCATTCCTTCGAGCATCTGCTGCCCGTGCTGCGCAATGTCCGTGACAATGCGCAAGGGCCGGTGCTGATTCATGTGGTGACGCAGAAGGGCAAGGGCTATGCGCCCGCCGAAGCGGCTGCCGACAAATATCATGGCGTCAACAAGTTCGACGTTATTACCGGCGCGCAGACCAAGGTGAAGCCGAATGCGCCGAGCTACACAAGCGTCTTTGCGGACGCTTTGGTGCAGGAAGCGACGCTCGACGACAAGATCGTCGGCATCACCGCCGCCATGCCGAACGGCACCGGCCTCGACAAGCTAAAGGAATTCTTCCCCAAGCGCTGTTTCGACGTCGGCATCGCCGAGCAGCATGCCGTGACCTTCGCCGCTGGCCTCGCCGCCGAAGGCTATAAGCCGTTTGCTGCCCTCTACTCCACCTTCCTGCAGCGCGCTTACGACCAGGTGGTGCACGATGTGGCGATCCAGGGCCTTCCCGTCCGCTTCCCAATCGATCGTGCCGGCTTCGTCGGCGCCGATGGCCCGACGCATGCAGGGTCCTTCGACACCGCTTTCCTGGCAACACTGCCCGGTTTCGTCGTCATGGCCGCGGCCGACGAGGCGGAACTCAAGCATATGGTGCGCACTGCCGCCGCCTATGATCTCGGTCCGATCTCCTTCCGCTATCCGCGTGGGGAAGGCGTCGGCATCGAAATGCCGGAACGTGGCCAGATCCTCGAAATCGGCAAGGGTCGCGTCGTCAAACAGGGCTCGAAGGTCGCGCTACTGTCCTTCGGAACGCGGCTGGCGGATAGCCTGTCCGCCGCCGAGGATCTCGACGCTGCCGGGCTTTCGACGACGGTTGCGGACGCACGCTTTGCCAAGCCGCTCGACCACGACCTTATCCGCCAGCTTGCCGCCCACCACGAGATACTGATCACCATCGAAGAAGGCTCGGTCGGCGGCTTCGGCAGTCAGGTCATGCAGTTCCTTGCCAACGAGGGCCTGCTCGACAGCGGCCTGAAGGTCCGCTCGCTGGTCATGCCCGATATCTGGATGGAACAGGCCAAGCCTGAGGCCATGAACGCCATGGCTGGCCTTGATCGCGCTGGCATCGTGCAGACGGTATTCCGTGCACTTGGCCGCGGCCGCATCGTCGAAGCAGCTGGATAA
- a CDS encoding pirin family protein: MSFFPGNDPQAGDAFACDAIENLIIPRTSDLGGFSVRRALPSSRRRLVGPFIFFDRMGPAILRPGQALDVRPHPHIGLSTVTYLFDGEIRHMDSLGTAKVIRPGDINLMTAGRGIVHSERTPENLRDHPFSMSGLQTWLALPDDKEEIDPSFAHTEKDELPAIADGGVTGRVVIGDFEGLKSPVKSFTDTLYVDLQLQPHKTFPFGAAHEERAVYILSGSLIVAGDRFEQDQLLVFRPGDAITLEAGEKGCHLMLFGGAALNSKRYIWWNFVSSSKERIEKAKEEWRTGRFDIVPGDEEEFIPLPEG, encoded by the coding sequence ATGTCCTTCTTCCCAGGAAACGATCCCCAGGCCGGCGACGCCTTCGCCTGTGACGCGATCGAGAACCTTATCATCCCGCGCACCAGCGATCTTGGCGGCTTTTCCGTGCGGCGTGCGCTTCCGAGCAGCCGGCGGCGGCTGGTGGGGCCGTTCATCTTCTTCGACCGCATGGGTCCCGCAATCTTGCGGCCGGGCCAGGCGCTCGATGTCCGCCCGCATCCGCATATCGGGCTTTCCACCGTCACCTATCTGTTCGACGGTGAAATCCGCCACATGGACAGCCTCGGCACGGCCAAGGTGATCCGTCCCGGCGACATCAACCTGATGACGGCGGGGCGCGGCATCGTGCATTCCGAGCGTACGCCGGAGAACCTGCGAGACCATCCATTCTCCATGTCCGGCCTGCAGACGTGGCTGGCACTTCCCGACGACAAGGAGGAGATCGATCCGTCCTTCGCCCATACGGAGAAGGACGAGCTACCCGCCATCGCCGATGGCGGCGTGACCGGGCGCGTGGTGATCGGCGATTTCGAGGGCCTGAAATCCCCGGTGAAGTCCTTCACCGACACGCTTTATGTCGATCTGCAGCTACAACCGCATAAGACGTTTCCTTTTGGGGCAGCGCATGAGGAGCGTGCGGTCTACATTCTCTCCGGCTCGCTCATCGTTGCCGGCGACCGTTTCGAACAGGATCAGCTTCTCGTTTTCCGCCCCGGCGACGCGATAACGCTGGAAGCCGGCGAAAAAGGCTGTCATCTCATGCTTTTTGGCGGTGCGGCGCTCAATTCGAAGCGCTATATCTGGTGGAATTTCGTCTCGTCCTCAAAGGAGCGTATCGAAAAGGCCAAGGAAGAATGGCGCACAGGCCGCTTCGATATCGTGCCGGGCGACGAGGAAGAGTTCATTCCCCTGCCGGAGGGCTAA
- a CDS encoding exodeoxyribonuclease VII small subunit, which yields MSENAKTDVSSYSFEKAVAELESIVARLERGDVALDESIAIYERGEALKKHCEALLSAAENRIEKIRLDRAGKPQGTEALDGA from the coding sequence ATGAGCGAGAACGCCAAGACAGATGTTTCGAGCTATTCCTTCGAGAAGGCCGTGGCGGAGCTTGAAAGCATCGTTGCCCGTCTAGAACGCGGCGATGTGGCGCTGGACGAATCCATCGCCATCTACGAGCGCGGCGAAGCGCTGAAGAAACATTGCGAGGCGCTGCTGTCGGCTGCGGAAAACCGCATCGAGAAGATCCGGCTCGACCGGGCCGGTAAGCCGCAGGGCACGGAAGCGCTGGACGGCGCCTGA
- a CDS encoding histone deacetylase family protein, translated as MSTRLYEHPIFLEHIVPPGHPERPDRLRSLNIALEHPNFERLDRRKAPAAHEDAILLAHPEAHLDFVLRSMPDRGDDGEINQLEADTYASPKTLQAIMHGVGGAMAAVDDVFSGAADNVFVAARPPGHHAEKTKAMGFCFFNNAAIAARHAQKAHGAERVAIVDWDVHHGNGTQDIFWDDPSVLFCSTHQMPLYPGTGKKDESGTHNTIVNAPLSPNTGGDHFREAFKSRVLPALNDFRPDLIIISAGFDAHHRDPLAQLNLTGEDFDWATGRLLEVADRSAKNRVVSLLEGGYDLEGLAESAGMHILRMMRG; from the coding sequence ATGAGCACACGTCTTTACGAACACCCGATCTTTCTTGAACACATCGTTCCGCCCGGCCATCCGGAGCGGCCCGACCGGCTGCGCTCGCTGAACATTGCGCTGGAGCATCCGAATTTCGAACGGCTGGACCGGCGAAAGGCTCCAGCCGCCCACGAAGATGCGATTCTTCTTGCGCATCCCGAAGCGCATCTGGATTTCGTGCTGCGCTCGATGCCGGACAGAGGCGACGACGGCGAAATCAACCAGCTCGAAGCCGATACCTATGCCAGCCCGAAGACGCTGCAGGCGATCATGCATGGCGTCGGCGGCGCGATGGCGGCGGTCGACGATGTCTTTTCAGGTGCAGCCGACAATGTCTTCGTCGCGGCCCGTCCGCCCGGCCACCATGCCGAGAAGACCAAGGCCATGGGCTTCTGTTTCTTCAACAATGCCGCGATTGCCGCCCGCCATGCGCAAAAGGCCCATGGCGCCGAGCGTGTCGCTATTGTCGACTGGGACGTGCATCACGGCAACGGCACGCAGGACATCTTCTGGGACGATCCCTCCGTGCTCTTCTGCTCCACCCACCAGATGCCGCTTTACCCGGGCACCGGCAAGAAGGATGAAAGCGGTACGCACAACACCATCGTCAATGCGCCGCTCTCGCCCAATACCGGAGGCGACCATTTTCGCGAGGCCTTCAAGTCACGCGTGCTGCCGGCGCTCAATGACTTCCGTCCGGATCTCATCATCATCTCGGCCGGTTTCGACGCCCATCACCGCGATCCGCTGGCGCAGCTGAACCTGACCGGAGAGGATTTCGACTGGGCGACGGGGCGACTGCTCGAGGTCGCCGACCGAAGCGCCAAGAACCGGGTCGTCAGCCTGCTCGAAGGTGGCTATGATCTGGAAGGCCTCGCCGAGTCGGCGGGGATGCATATTCTACGCATGATGAGAGGTTGA
- a CDS encoding thioesterase family protein, which produces MARVERSDVIEVRVPPRDVDRHGQMFIASYISQAETALSNFWRTRPLVDDEPIYIARKASCSLHRALHYDDLARYSISVNKIGGKSIGFVVAVETGNELAAEVEILWLAVRGDEHDPVPLPEDTRDWLYKYLA; this is translated from the coding sequence ATGGCGAGAGTGGAACGATCCGATGTCATTGAGGTAAGGGTGCCGCCGCGCGATGTCGATCGGCACGGCCAGATGTTTATCGCCTCTTACATCTCGCAGGCGGAGACCGCACTCTCGAACTTTTGGCGCACGCGGCCGCTGGTCGATGACGAGCCCATCTATATCGCCAGGAAGGCGTCCTGCTCGCTGCACCGGGCCTTGCACTATGACGACCTTGCCCGCTACTCGATCAGCGTCAACAAGATCGGCGGCAAGTCGATCGGCTTTGTCGTCGCGGTCGAAACCGGCAATGAACTGGCGGCGGAGGTGGAAATCCTCTGGCTCGCGGTGCGCGGCGACGAGCATGATCCCGTGCCGCTGCCGGAAGACACGCGCGACTGGCTCTACAAATATCTGGCTTGA
- a CDS encoding biotin transporter BioY, whose amino-acid sequence MNTRDLVLSALFAAIIVALGLLPPIPIGIIAVPITAQSLGVMLAGVVLGAKRGTVAVLLVVVLVTIGLPVLSGGRGGLAVFAGPTAGFFVGWIFAAFVTGYLSERLVKPEQSSLMQGVGFFIAAVAGGVVVLYAFGIAWLTINVGFNKAFVGSMGFVPGDLIKAFVAALVGRAVMAGYPLLPQRS is encoded by the coding sequence ATGAATACCCGCGATCTCGTGCTTTCGGCTCTTTTTGCCGCCATCATCGTGGCGCTCGGCCTCTTGCCGCCGATCCCGATCGGCATCATTGCCGTGCCGATCACCGCCCAATCGCTGGGCGTCATGCTTGCCGGCGTCGTGCTTGGCGCCAAGCGCGGTACGGTCGCGGTGCTGTTGGTGGTGGTGCTTGTGACGATCGGTCTGCCTGTGCTGTCCGGTGGCCGTGGCGGCCTTGCGGTGTTTGCTGGCCCGACGGCCGGCTTCTTCGTCGGCTGGATTTTCGCAGCCTTCGTCACCGGCTATCTCTCGGAGAGATTGGTGAAACCTGAGCAAAGCAGCCTCATGCAGGGTGTCGGCTTCTTCATCGCCGCCGTCGCTGGCGGTGTCGTGGTGCTCTATGCTTTCGGTATTGCCTGGCTGACAATCAATGTCGGCTTCAACAAGGCATTCGTCGGCTCCATGGGCTTCGTGCCGGGAGACCTCATTAAGGCATTTGTCGCAGCTCTCGTCGGCCGCGCCGTCATGGCCGGCTACCCGCTTCTGCCGCAGCGGAGCTAA
- a CDS encoding energy-coupling factor transporter transmembrane protein EcfT → MQTLHVDVDTWLHRLSPRIKLLVLTAFGVLLFLTQSITLLACANLVGAALYLRSGLPVGEALRRLRPILISIAVLAVFAALVGPLHAAIVTALRLTALALFAATVTATTSMAAFIDEITVLTMPLEKLGLLKAADIGLAIGLVIRFVPEILDRYRAIRDAHQARGIKVRLTTTLAPLIILTLRDADNIAAAIDARGIRRQ, encoded by the coding sequence ATGCAGACGCTGCATGTCGACGTCGATACCTGGCTGCACCGGCTCTCGCCGCGCATAAAGCTTTTGGTGCTGACCGCATTCGGCGTGTTGCTGTTTCTGACGCAGTCCATCACGCTGCTTGCCTGCGCAAACCTTGTCGGTGCCGCCCTATATCTTCGCAGCGGCCTGCCGGTCGGAGAGGCGCTGAGGCGGCTGCGTCCTATCCTGATCTCGATTGCCGTGCTCGCTGTTTTCGCCGCCCTCGTCGGCCCGCTTCACGCGGCAATCGTCACGGCACTCAGGCTGACGGCGCTGGCGCTGTTTGCCGCCACGGTGACGGCGACGACCTCGATGGCCGCTTTCATCGACGAAATCACTGTTCTTACCATGCCGCTCGAAAAGCTCGGCCTGCTCAAGGCCGCCGATATCGGGCTGGCGATTGGGCTGGTGATCCGTTTCGTCCCCGAGATCCTCGATCGTTACCGCGCGATCCGCGATGCGCATCAAGCGCGCGGGATCAAGGTTCGTCTGACAACCACGCTCGCGCCGCTCATCATCCTGACACTGCGCGATGCGGACAATATTGCGGCTGCGATTGACGCGCGCGGCATTCGGCGGCAATGA
- a CDS encoding ABC transporter ATP-binding protein: protein MDIRFDNAGVDYGKRTALFPLDLALKERRIGVIGLNGSGKTTFARLINGLVKPTTGRVVVDGLDTVGDAGKVLGKVGYIFQSPQNQIILPIVRDDIAFGLKARGYDKAEIEVAVEGILERFGVSHLGGRRAHELSGGELQMAALCSVLVTGPDILILDEPTNQLDLKNRALVQKTIMGLPESVIVISHDLPLLEDFERVLLFDQGRLVADAPAAEAIARYREMAG, encoded by the coding sequence TTGGATATCCGCTTCGACAATGCCGGCGTCGATTACGGCAAGCGCACCGCGCTGTTTCCGCTGGATCTTGCTCTTAAAGAGCGCCGCATCGGCGTGATCGGTCTCAACGGCTCCGGCAAGACGACCTTCGCGCGGCTGATCAACGGGCTCGTCAAGCCGACGACCGGACGTGTCGTCGTCGACGGGCTCGATACGGTCGGCGATGCCGGCAAGGTACTCGGAAAGGTCGGTTATATCTTCCAGTCGCCGCAGAACCAGATCATTTTACCCATCGTGCGCGATGACATCGCTTTCGGGCTGAAGGCGCGCGGATATGATAAGGCTGAGATCGAGGTTGCGGTAGAGGGCATTCTCGAGCGATTCGGCGTCAGCCATCTTGGAGGCCGACGCGCGCATGAGCTTTCCGGCGGGGAATTGCAGATGGCGGCGCTCTGCTCGGTGCTCGTGACCGGGCCTGACATTCTCATTCTGGACGAGCCGACGAACCAGCTCGACCTCAAGAACCGGGCGCTTGTGCAGAAGACCATCATGGGGCTACCGGAAAGCGTCATCGTCATCAGCCATGACCTGCCGCTGCTCGAGGATTTCGAGCGGGTGCTGCTGTTCGATCAGGGCCGGCTTGTCGCCGACGCTCCGGCAGCGGAAGCGATCGCGCGCTATAGGGAGATGGCAGGCTGA